A single window of Myripristis murdjan chromosome 21, fMyrMur1.1, whole genome shotgun sequence DNA harbors:
- the LOC115379926 gene encoding insulin-like growth factor-binding protein 5, with amino-acid sequence MFLSFCLLVTFLLGLSGCLGSYVPCEPCDQKALSMCPPVPVGCQLVKEPGCGCCLTCALSEGQACGVYTGTCTHGLRCLPRSGEEKPLHALLHGRGVCTNEKGYKPAHPPIDRESREHEDAMTTEITEELQPAKVPLLPKDIVNSKKVQALRKEQKRKQGKQRSIGSPLDYSPLPIDKHEPEFGPCRRKLDGIIQGMKDTSRVMALSLYLPNCDRKGFFKRKQCKPSRGRKRGICWCVDKYGVQLPGTDYSGGDIQCKDLESSNNNNE; translated from the exons ATGTTTCTGAGTTTTTGTCTCTTGGTGACATTTCTTTTGGGGCTGTCCGGGTGCTTGGGCTCATACGTGCCGTGCGAGCCTTGTGACCAGAAGGCGCTGTCCATGTGTCCCCCGGTCCCGGTCGGCTGCCAGCTGGTCAAGGAGCCGGGTTGCGGCTGCTGCCTAACGTGCGCCCTGTCTGAGGGGCAGGCGTGCGGCGTTTACACCGGGACTTGCACCCATGGCCTCCGCTGCCTGCCGAGGAGCGGGGAGGAGAAGCCCCTGCACGCCCTTCTCCACGGCAGGGGAGTGTGCACCAACGAGAAAGGATACAAACCGGCCCATCCGCCCATAG ACCGTGAGTCCAGAGAACATGAGGATGCCATGACCACAGAGATTACAGAGGAACTGCAGCCGGCGAAAGTGCCACTCCTCCCCAAAGACATTGTGAACAGTAAAAAAGTCCAGGCTCTGCGCAAGGAGCAGAAGAGGAAGCAAGGCAAGCAGCGCTCGATAGGCTCCCCCCTGGATTACTCCCCTCTACCCATTGACAAGCATGAGCCAGAATTT GGTCCTTGCAGGAGAAAGTTGGATGGGATCATCCAGGGCATGAAGGACACCTCTCGTGTCATGGCTTTGTCTTTGTATCTCCCCAACTGTGACAGAAAGGGGTTCTTCAAGCGCAAGCAG TGCAAACCTTCTCGCGGTCGCAAACGGGGCATCTGTTGGTGTGTGGACAAGTACGGCGTCCAGCTCCCTGGCACAGACTACAGTGGCGGGGACATTCAGTGTAAAGACCTGgagagcagcaacaacaacaacgagtGA